One part of the Rutidosis leptorrhynchoides isolate AG116_Rl617_1_P2 chromosome 1, CSIRO_AGI_Rlap_v1, whole genome shotgun sequence genome encodes these proteins:
- the LOC139899072 gene encoding importin subunit beta-1-like produces MAVEITEFLLSAQSPDTQVRTEAETRLRQFQEQNLPGFLLSLSLELSNDGKPLESRRLAGIVLKNSLDAKDAATKEHLLQRWVSNDVSFRSQIKGLLLNTLGSSVSEAGHTAAQVIAKIASIEIPRKEWPELIGSLLGNMTQQDKPASLKKATLEALGFVCEEISHNDLVQDEVNSVLTAVVQGMNATEQSSVRLAATTALYNALDFAQTNFENEMERNYIMKVVCETAMAKEADIRQAAFECLVSIASTYYDVLEPYMQTLFNLTASAVKGDEEGVALQAIEFWSSICDEEIELQDFETGESGDSSPHSRFIEKALPLLVPMLLETLLKQDEDQDQEDGIWNVAMAGGTCLGLVARTVGDAIVPLVMPFVQENISKPDWRSREAATYAFGSILEGPSVEKLSPMVISALEFLLNAMRDENSHVKDTTAWTLSRIFELLHSPAAGFSVISPANLQRVMVVLLESIKDSSHVAEKVCGAIYYLAQGYEGFETGSSVLSPYLPDIITSLIATADRTDASDTKLRSAAYETLNEVVRCSNLAESSQIITQLLPVIMTKLGQTFELQILSSDDREKQGDLQALLCGVMQVIIQKLSSTDETKPIVFQAADQIMMLFLKVFACRSSTVHEEAMLAIGALAYATGPEFAKYMSEFYKYLEMGLQNFEEYQVCSISVGVVGDICRALDDKMLPFCDNIMTLLLKDLSSADLHRSVKPPIFSCFGDVALAIGEHFEKYVPYAMPMMQGAAEVCAQIDTNDEEMVEYGNQLKRSIFEAYSGILQGFKNSKADLMMPHAPHLLKFIEVVVKDPQRDESVVRSAVAVLGDLADALGSKVKTLFKELAFCSELLVECLQSEDEQLKETATWTQGMIGRVFSVCG; encoded by the exons ATGGCTGTGGAGATTACAGAGTTTCTATTATCTGCTCAATCACCAGATACACAAGTTCGAACTGAGGCGGAGACTAGGTTGCGTCAGTTTCAGGAGCAAAACCTTCCTGGATTTCTTTTGTCTTTGTCACTCGAGCTATCCAATGATGGTAAACCTCTCGAGTCTCGTAGATTGGCTGGTATTGTGCTTAAGAACTCTTTGGATGCTAAAGATGCTGCAACAAAGGAACACTTATTGCAACGGTGGGTGTCAAATGATGTATCATTCAGATCTCAAATCAAGGGCTTATTATTAAATACTCTTGGCTCATCTGTTTCTGAAGCGGGCCATACTGCTGCACAAGTAATTGCCAAAATTGCATCTATTGAAATTCCAAGAAAAGAATGGCCCGAGCTTATTGGGTCTTTGCTTGGTAATATGACCCAACAAGATAAGCCAGCATCATTAAAGAAAGCAACTTTGGAGGCTTTAGGGTTTGTTTGTGAAGAGATATCTCACAATGATCTTGTGCAAGATGAGGTCAACTCTGTTCTTACTGCTGTTGTCCAAGGCATGAATGCTACTGAGCAGAGTTCTGTTCGTCTTGCTGCAACTACAGCGTTATACAATGCTCTTGATTTTGCTCAAACTAATTTTGAAAATGAAATGGAGAGGAATTACATTATGAAAGTTGTTTGTGAAACAGCTATGGCTAAGGAAGCAGACATCAGACAGGCTGCTTTTGAATGTCTTGTTTCAATAGCTTCAACATACTATGATGTTCTAGAGCCATATATGCAAACCTTGTTTAACCTAACAGCAAGTGCTGTGAAAGGCGATGAAGAAGGTGTTGCTCTTCAAGCAATTGAGTTCTGGAGCTCAATATGCGATGAAGAGATTGAGCTTCAAGACTTTGAAACTGGTGAAAGTGGTGATTCATCCCCTCATTCACGGTTTATTGAAAAGGCTTTACCTTTGTTGGTTCCAATGTTACTTGAAACTTTATTGAAGCAAGATGAAGATCAAGATCAAGAAGATGGGATCTGGAACGTGGCAATGGCTGGAGGAACATGTCTTGGTCTTGTTGCAAGAACTGTTGGGGATGCAATTGTGCCCTTAGTTATGCCTTTCGTGCAGGAGAACATTTCAAAGCCTGATTGGCGTTCTCGGGAGGCAGCTACATATGCATTTGGGTCAATTCTTGAAGGGCCAAGTGTTGAAAAGTTATCACCAATGGTTATATCTGCTTTAGAATTTTTGCTTAATGCTATGAGGGATGAAAACAGCCATGTGAAAGACACTACTGCGTGGACCCTCAGCCGTATATTTGAGTTATTGCACAGCCCAGCTGCTGGTTTTTCTGTTATCTCGCCTGCTAATCTTCAAAGAGTTATGGTTGTTCTTCTAGAAAGTATCAAAGATTCCTCCCATGTTGCAGAAAAAGTTTGTGGTGCAATTTATTATCTTGCTCAGGGATATGAAGGTTTTGAAACTGGTTCATCTGTACTCTCACCATATCTTCCAGATATCATAACTTCTCTTATTGCAACTGCTGATCGAACAGATGCTAGTGATACAAAATTAAGGTCTGCTGCATATGAAACGTTGAATGAGGTTGTTAGGTGTTCTAACCTTGCTGAATCATCCCAAATAATAACACAACTTCTTCCTGTTATTATGACTAAACTGGGACAGACATTTGAGCTTCAGATTCTGTCATCAGATGACAGAGAAAAGCAAGGAGATCTTCAAGCTTTGCTTTGTGGTGTTATGCAAGTAATTATTCAGAAACTTAGCAGTACAGATGAAACCAAGCCTATTGTATTTCAAGCTGCAGACCAAATCATGATGCTGTTTCTTAAAGTGTTTGCTTGTCGTAGCTCAACAGTACATGAAGAAGCAATGCTTGCCATTGGTGCTCTTGCTTATGCTACTGGACCAGAATTTGCAAAATACATGTCTGAGTTTTACAAATATCTAGAAATGGGTCTGCAAAATTTTGAAGAGTACCAGGTTTGTTCGATTTCTGTTGGTGTTGTTGGTGATATATGCAGGGCTTTGGATGACAAGATGTTACCTTTTTGTGATAATATAATGACACTGCTTCTTAAGGATCTTTCTAGTGCTGACTTACATCGATCTGTTAAGCCACCAATTTTTTCATGCTTTGGTGACGTGGCACTTGCTATTGGAGAGCACTTTGAAAAGTATGTTCCTTATGCAATGCCAATGATGCAAGGTGCTGCTGAAGTTTGTGCTCAGATTGACACTAATGATGAAGAGATGGTTGAGTATGGTAATCAGCTTAAGCGAAGTATCTTTGAGGCCTATTCTGGTATCTTACAAGGATTTAAGAATTCAAAGGCTGACCTCATGATGCCTCATGCCCCACATCTCTTAAAGTTCATTGAAGTGGTTGTTAAGGATCCCCAAAG GGATGAGAGTGTGGTGAGATCTGCAGTAGCAGTGCTTGGAGACCTTGCAGATGCACTTGGTTCAAAGGTTAAGACGCTATTCAAAGAGTTGGCATTCTGTAGTGAATTACTAGTTGAGTGTCTTCAATCTGAAGACGAGCAGCTCAAAGAGACTGCTACATGGACCCAAGGGATGATTGGTCGTGTTTTCTCGGTTTGTGGGTAA